The following coding sequences lie in one Silene latifolia isolate original U9 population chromosome 5, ASM4854445v1, whole genome shotgun sequence genomic window:
- the LOC141656336 gene encoding uncharacterized protein LOC141656336, which produces MLSLDLSFSTALNPSFANPIWRRHKKTLNPHRTPTTLTYFHKPLESLSVQNTNHSFPCQKPNSHRPLLHPPAAGRSKKTPSTGRILGSAELRREAKQNARRKSRKLAESLFYRLKNPHKNHPDNFSEEELQMIGLGYDRMVRFMDKDDPNLKHPYDWYKYGEFGPYSWRGIVVGDPIRGRFSDECATIIGTVKDHEEWEVIEQHDMAVDFGERLRSLSKDVGLQNYWIFVRHPKWRLNDLPWEQWTLVSEVVLEAGNQRLDKWTLMGRLGNKTRELITKCAAWMRPDIIYVKKPVFQCRFEPQANFFKPLLPFLNPETEGDFLFELKDDEGRVELVTYFGGLCKIVRASPKAYVDDVVKAYDKLSDEKKSKCLEFLLMNHPVQLLHPYTKEWKAKLEEMELGCDAPDDDDNGAKDEIEFTDWVEDEGDGKNDDGEEDGSVSDDDIVMESNEGDDEEDDESEPDEEDSNPEEDENYWKEQFQKAISSNDAMEKLVKRSAEKSNKVYEKQLKEMEEREMEERKREDMDMAKMEMVGSDDDDDDGDELEFRGKRAKVSREEWKVVGLGRWRKRVKKSRIPPEMFLRAAVRPFTYRNLVKEIVLTRHAIIDGEIDLNN; this is translated from the coding sequence ATGCTATCACTAGATCTCTCTTTCTCCACTGCCCTGAACCCTTCTTTCGCCAATCCCATATGGCGTCGGCATAAAAAAACGCTGAACCCACACCGTACTCCTACAACCCTCACCTATTTCCATAAGCCCCTTGAATCTTTGTCTGTCCAAAACACCAATCACTCATTTCCATGCCAAAAACCCAACTCTCACCGTCCTCTTCTCCACCCTCCTGCTGCTGGCCGAAGTAAGAAAACCCCGTCAACTGGCCGGATTTTAGGCAGTGCTGAGCTTCGCCGCGAAGCAAAGCAAAATGCTAGAAGAAAATCCAGGAAGCTGGCTGAAAGCCTATTTTACAGGCTAAAAAATCCGCATAAAAACCATCCTGATAATTTTTCAGAAGAAGAGCTCCAAATGATTGGATTAGGATATGATAGAATGGTCAGATTTATGGACAAAGATGACCCGAATCTGAAACACCCATATGATTGGTACAAGTATGGAGAATTCGGACCTTACTCTTGGCGTGGGATTGTTGTGGGGGATCCTATTCGTGGTAGGTTCTCGGACGAGTGTGCCACGATCATTGGTACTGTTAAAGACCATGAGGAATGGGAGGTGATTGAACAGCATGATATGGCTGTGGATTTTGGGGAGAGGTTGAGATCATTGAGTAAAGATGTTGGGTTGCAAAATTATTGGATTTTTGTTCGGCATCCGAAATGGAGGCTTAATGACTTGCCATGGGAACAATGGACATTGGTGAGCGAAGTGGTGCTTGAAGCCGGGAATCAGAGGTTGGATAAGTGGACTTTGATGGGTAGGTTAGGGAACAAAACACGGGAATTGATTACTAAATGTGCTGCTTGGATGAGACCCGATATAATCTATGTCAAGAAACCCGTCTTTCAGTGTCGGTTTGAGCCTCAAGCTAATTTCTTCAAACCATTATTGCCGTTTCTCAACCCTGAAACAGAAGGAGATTTTTTGTTCGAGTTGAAGGACGACGAAGGGAGGGTTGAGTTGGTTACTTATTTTGGTGGGTTGTGTAAGATTGTAAGGGCGAGCCCAAAGGCATATGTTGACGATGTGGTGAAGGCATATGATAAGTTGAGTGATGAAAAGAAGTCTAAATGTCTCGAGTTCTTGTTGATGAACCATCCGGTGCAGCTCTTACATCCTTACACCAAGGAATGGAAAGCCAAGTTAGAAGAGATGGAGTTGGGGTGTGATGCTCCCGATGACGACGACAATGGTGCTAAGGATGAGATAGAGTTTACAGATTGGGTTGAGGATGAAGGGGATGGGAAAAATGACGATGGCGAAGAGGATGGTTCTGTTTCGGATGATGACATTGTGATGGAATCCAATGAAGGGGAcgatgaagaggatgatgaatcGGAACCAGATGAAGAGGATTCAAATCCAGAAGAGGACGAGAATTATTGGAAAGAACAGTTTCAAAAGGCGATAAGTAGCAACGATGCAATGGAGAAACTTGTAAAACGAAGTGCTGAAAAGTCAAATAAGGTTTACGAGAAGCAGCTGAAGGAAATGGAGGAGAGAGAAATGGAGGAGAGGAAAAGGGAGGATATGGATATGGCGAAGATGGAAATGGTAgggagtgatgatgatgatgatgatggagatgagtTAGAGTTTAGAGGCAAAAGAGCGAAGGTAAGTCGGGAAGAATGGAAGGTTGTCGGATTGGGTCGGTGGAGGAAGAGGGTTAAGAAGAGTAGGATACCTCCTGAGATGTTCTTGAGAGCTGCAGTTAGACCATTTACCTATAGAAATCTTGTGAAGGAGATTGTCTTAACCAGGCACGCAATCATAGACGGTGAAATTGATCTGAATAATTAA